In uncultured Cohaesibacter sp., a genomic segment contains:
- the atpA gene encoding F0F1 ATP synthase subunit alpha codes for MDIRAAEISAILKEQIKNFGTDAHVSEVGQVLSVGDGIARIYGLDNVQAGEMVEFPGGMRGMALNLEMDNVGVVLFGDDRGVKEGDVVKRTGAIVDVPVGKGLLGRVVDPLGNPIDGKGPIEADERRRVDVKAPGIIPRKSVHEPMQTGLKAVDALIPIGRGQRELIIGDRQTGKTAIALDAILNQKSINETGSESEKLYCVYVAVGQKRSTVAQFVKTLEENGALEYSIIVAATASDPAPMQYLAPFAGCAMGEYFRDNGMHSLLVYDDLTKQAVAYRQMSLLLRRPPGREAYPGDVFYLHSRLLERAAKLNEDNGSGSMTALPVIETQANDVSAFIPTNVISITDGQIFLETDLFYQGIRPAVNVGLSVSRVGSSAQIKAMKQVAGPIKGELAQYREMAAFAQFGSDLDATTQRLLNRGARLTELLKQPQFSPLKVEEQVAVIYAGVNGYLDGIAVNQVRAFEEGLLSVMRNEHKDVLAAIREKKALDDEITSKLKAAVDGFAKNFA; via the coding sequence ATGGATATTCGGGCCGCGGAAATTTCCGCAATCCTCAAAGAGCAGATCAAGAACTTCGGTACAGACGCCCATGTCTCCGAAGTTGGTCAGGTTCTGTCTGTTGGTGACGGTATCGCCCGCATCTATGGTCTGGATAATGTCCAGGCCGGTGAGATGGTGGAATTCCCTGGTGGAATGCGCGGTATGGCGCTCAACCTTGAAATGGACAATGTCGGCGTCGTTCTTTTTGGCGATGACCGAGGCGTTAAGGAAGGCGATGTGGTCAAACGGACCGGCGCCATCGTTGACGTACCTGTCGGCAAGGGCCTTCTGGGCCGTGTCGTTGATCCGCTTGGTAACCCAATTGATGGTAAAGGCCCGATCGAGGCCGACGAACGCCGTCGTGTGGACGTGAAGGCACCGGGTATCATCCCGCGCAAATCCGTTCATGAGCCAATGCAGACAGGCCTCAAGGCCGTTGACGCATTGATCCCGATTGGTCGCGGACAGCGCGAGCTGATCATTGGCGACCGCCAGACCGGCAAGACCGCGATTGCGCTCGACGCCATTCTGAACCAGAAATCGATCAACGAGACCGGTTCGGAAAGCGAAAAGCTCTATTGCGTCTATGTTGCTGTCGGGCAGAAACGCTCCACCGTTGCCCAGTTCGTCAAGACGCTGGAAGAAAATGGTGCGCTGGAATATTCCATCATCGTTGCCGCGACTGCGTCCGATCCTGCTCCGATGCAGTATCTGGCTCCGTTCGCCGGTTGCGCCATGGGTGAATATTTCCGTGACAACGGGATGCATTCGCTGCTGGTCTATGATGATCTGACCAAGCAGGCCGTGGCCTATCGCCAGATGTCCCTGCTGCTTCGCCGCCCACCGGGACGTGAAGCCTATCCGGGTGACGTTTTCTATCTGCATTCCCGTCTGCTGGAACGCGCAGCGAAGCTGAATGAGGACAATGGTTCCGGTTCCATGACCGCTCTGCCGGTGATTGAAACCCAGGCCAACGACGTGTCTGCCTTCATTCCGACCAACGTGATTTCGATTACCGATGGTCAGATCTTCCTGGAAACCGATCTGTTCTATCAGGGTATCCGCCCTGCCGTGAACGTTGGTCTGTCCGTGTCCCGCGTGGGATCCTCGGCTCAGATCAAGGCCATGAAACAGGTTGCCGGCCCGATTAAGGGTGAATTGGCACAGTATCGTGAAATGGCAGCGTTCGCGCAGTTTGGCTCTGACCTTGATGCGACCACGCAGCGTCTGCTGAACCGTGGTGCCCGTTTGACCGAGCTTCTGAAACAGCCGCAATTCTCTCCGCTCAAGGTGGAAGAGCAGGTTGCTGTGATCTATGCCGGTGTGAACGGTTATCTGGACGGCATCGCAGTCAACCAGGTTCGCGCGTTCGAAGAAGGTCTGCTTTCCGTGATGCGTAACGAGCACAAGGACGTGCTTGCTGCCATTCGCGAGAAGAAGGCTCTCGATGACGAAATTACATCCAAACTGAAGGCGGCGGTCGACGGTTTCGCAAAGAATTTTGCGTAA
- a CDS encoding F0F1 ATP synthase subunit delta gives MTDTNSEVSGVAERYARALFDLALEEKAIEAVEADLSRIEAIMDESEDFMRLVQSPVFTADEQLSAVSALLDKIGMSGTVGNFVRVVAQNRRLFSLPGIIKSFRKILSDHRGEQVAEVTSAKPLGDDDLAALKASLKEALGKDIAIHAKVDADILGGLVVKVGSRMIDSSVRTKLNSLKIALKEVG, from the coding sequence GTGACAGATACAAATTCAGAAGTTTCAGGAGTGGCCGAACGTTACGCTCGCGCGTTGTTCGATCTTGCTCTCGAAGAAAAGGCCATCGAGGCGGTGGAAGCTGATCTATCGCGCATCGAGGCCATCATGGATGAAAGTGAAGACTTCATGCGGCTTGTTCAAAGCCCCGTCTTCACTGCAGACGAGCAACTCTCGGCTGTTTCAGCGCTTTTGGACAAGATCGGCATGTCTGGTACTGTCGGAAACTTTGTTCGTGTCGTTGCTCAAAATCGCCGGCTGTTCTCTCTGCCGGGAATTATCAAATCTTTTCGCAAGATCCTTTCCGACCATCGTGGTGAGCAGGTGGCTGAAGTCACATCTGCCAAACCTCTGGGGGATGACGACTTGGCTGCGCTCAAGGCGTCGCTCAAGGAGGCATTGGGCAAGGATATTGCAATTCATGCCAAGGTCGATGCAGATATTCTGGGTGGCCTTGTTGTAAAAGTAGGTTCGCGGATGATTGACTCATCCGTGCGCACTAAACTCAACTCGCTCAAGATTGCACTGAAAGAGGTCGGCTGA
- the lpdA gene encoding dihydrolipoyl dehydrogenase — MSYDLVVIGTGPGGYVCAFRAAQLGMKVAVVEKRSTHGGTCLNVGCIPSKALLHASELFEEAGHEFANMGIKVGKPSLDLKAMMGHKQDVIDSNVGGVDFLFKKNKIDVFHGKGKILAAGKVEVTPEEGDVQIVEAKAIVIATGSDVAPLPGVEIDEKHVVSSTGALELDKVPGKLIVVGAGVIGLELGSVWRRLGAEVTVVEFLDRILPGMDGEVVKNAQRIFKKQGFDFKLGTKVTGVEKHKKGVKVTLEPAKGGEASELEADIVLVAIGRRPYTEGLGLEAVGVALDERGRVATDGHFKTNIEGIYAIGDVIAGPMLAHKAEDDGVALAETLAGQAGHVDYNLVPGVVYTMPEIAVIGKSEEQLKEAGIAYNVGKFPFTANGRAKAQRHTDGFVKILADKASDKVLGVHMIGAGVGEMIHEASVLMAFSGSAEDLARTIHAHPTLSEAVKEAALAVDKRPIHM, encoded by the coding sequence ATGTCATACGATTTGGTCGTAATAGGGACCGGCCCTGGTGGATATGTTTGCGCATTTCGCGCCGCACAGTTGGGCATGAAAGTGGCTGTGGTTGAAAAGCGCAGCACCCATGGGGGCACCTGCCTCAATGTGGGTTGTATTCCATCCAAGGCCCTGCTGCATGCCTCGGAACTGTTCGAGGAAGCCGGGCACGAATTTGCCAATATGGGGATCAAGGTCGGCAAGCCGTCGCTCGATCTCAAGGCCATGATGGGCCATAAGCAGGATGTGATCGACAGCAATGTCGGCGGTGTTGATTTCCTGTTCAAGAAGAACAAGATTGATGTTTTCCATGGCAAGGGCAAGATTCTGGCTGCGGGCAAGGTGGAAGTGACCCCTGAAGAGGGGGACGTCCAGATTGTCGAAGCCAAGGCGATTGTCATTGCAACCGGCTCTGATGTGGCGCCATTGCCGGGCGTCGAGATTGACGAGAAGCATGTGGTTTCTTCCACCGGTGCGCTGGAACTGGACAAGGTGCCTGGCAAACTGATTGTGGTCGGTGCCGGGGTTATCGGGCTTGAGCTTGGGTCTGTCTGGCGTCGTCTGGGCGCAGAAGTGACCGTGGTCGAATTTCTTGATCGCATCCTGCCGGGCATGGATGGGGAAGTGGTCAAGAATGCGCAGCGCATTTTCAAGAAACAGGGCTTTGACTTCAAGCTGGGCACCAAGGTAACCGGTGTTGAAAAGCACAAGAAGGGGGTCAAGGTGACCCTTGAGCCTGCCAAGGGCGGAGAGGCTTCGGAACTGGAAGCCGATATCGTTCTGGTTGCCATCGGGCGTCGCCCCTATACCGAGGGGCTCGGGCTCGAAGCGGTCGGGGTTGCGCTGGATGAGCGCGGCCGCGTTGCAACGGACGGGCATTTCAAGACCAACATCGAGGGTATCTATGCCATTGGTGACGTGATCGCTGGCCCGATGCTGGCGCACAAGGCTGAGGATGATGGCGTTGCGCTGGCCGAGACCCTTGCCGGGCAGGCTGGCCATGTGGATTACAATCTCGTGCCGGGTGTTGTCTACACCATGCCGGAAATTGCCGTTATCGGCAAAAGCGAAGAGCAGCTCAAGGAAGCCGGAATTGCCTATAATGTCGGCAAATTCCCCTTCACGGCCAATGGCCGCGCCAAGGCGCAGCGTCATACGGATGGTTTCGTCAAGATTCTGGCTGACAAGGCGTCAGACAAGGTGCTCGGCGTGCATATGATTGGTGCCGGTGTTGGCGAGATGATCCATGAAGCGTCCGTGCTGATGGCCTTCTCCGGTTCGGCAGAAGATCTGGCGCGGACCATTCATGCGCACCCAACCCTGTCTGAAGCGGTCAAGGAAGCAGCTCTGGCCGTCGACAAGCGCCCGATCCATATGTGA
- a CDS encoding tyrosine recombinase XerC: MAKNRDNKDAALIIATSALRDMQGRWLKSLAAERRLSDATLEAYERDLDQFFTFLTGHMGTVSDLGHFPDLRPADIRAFMADRRRHDISSRSLARSMAGIRSFVHFLEERGLASSAPFNAIQTPKYSRSLPKPLSEEKAKQLVDPSQSLSDEPWVTARDSAILLLLYAVGLRISEALSLTPKTAPLAGQDAITITGKGGKQRRLPVLPVVQSALQHYLSLCPFELEMDAPLFRGVRGGPLNPRMVQKTVAAMRGALGLPDSATPHALRHSFATHLLANGGDLRTIQELLGHASLSTTQAYTEVEMSELMDIYQKAHPRS, encoded by the coding sequence ATGGCAAAGAATCGCGACAACAAGGATGCAGCGCTCATCATTGCCACATCTGCCTTGCGCGACATGCAAGGACGCTGGCTCAAAAGCCTTGCAGCCGAGCGACGCCTCTCGGACGCGACGCTGGAAGCCTATGAGCGGGATCTCGACCAGTTTTTCACCTTTCTGACCGGCCATATGGGCACAGTCTCCGATCTGGGCCACTTCCCCGATCTCAGGCCAGCCGATATCAGGGCCTTCATGGCCGACAGGCGCAGACATGACATCAGTTCGCGCTCCCTAGCCCGCAGCATGGCAGGCATACGCTCTTTCGTGCATTTTCTCGAAGAGCGCGGCCTCGCCTCCAGCGCCCCTTTCAACGCCATTCAGACCCCGAAATATTCGCGCTCCCTGCCCAAGCCCCTCAGCGAGGAAAAGGCAAAACAGCTGGTCGATCCGAGCCAGTCTCTTTCAGACGAGCCCTGGGTGACCGCGCGCGACAGCGCCATCCTGCTGCTGCTTTATGCCGTTGGACTGCGCATTTCAGAAGCACTCTCGCTCACCCCCAAAACGGCCCCTCTGGCCGGACAGGACGCCATCACCATCACCGGCAAGGGCGGCAAACAGCGCCGACTGCCTGTTTTGCCCGTGGTGCAGTCCGCCTTGCAACATTATCTCTCCCTCTGTCCGTTTGAGCTGGAAATGGACGCGCCTCTTTTTCGCGGTGTGCGCGGCGGCCCGCTCAATCCCCGCATGGTGCAGAAGACTGTCGCCGCGATGCGCGGCGCGCTTGGCTTGCCAGACAGCGCCACGCCGCATGCCCTGCGCCATTCCTTTGCCACCCATCTATTGGCCAATGGCGGGGATCTGAGGACCATTCAGGAGCTCCTCGGCCATGCCAGCCTTTCGACCACGCAGGCCTACACCGAGGTCGAAATGTCTGAATTGATGGACATTTATCAAAAAGCCCATCCCCGCTCCTGA
- the fsa gene encoding fructose-6-phosphate aldolase, with product MKFFVDTADTKEIRELASTGLIDGVTTNPSLIVKSGRDFKEVIAEICEITDGPVSAEVTALETTQMLAEAKELLKIANNIAIKVPLTIDGLKTCKALTDEGHMVNVTLCFSANQALLAAKAGATFISPFIGRLDDLNIDGMELIEDIRTIYDNYGFETEILAASIRTANHVKECALAGADVATIPPAVIKGLANHALTDKGLEAFMKDWATTGQSIL from the coding sequence ATGAAATTCTTCGTCGATACTGCCGATACCAAAGAAATCCGCGAACTGGCATCCACGGGCCTGATCGACGGTGTCACTACCAACCCGTCGCTGATCGTGAAATCCGGCCGGGACTTCAAGGAAGTCATCGCTGAAATCTGCGAAATCACCGACGGTCCGGTTTCGGCCGAGGTAACGGCTCTTGAAACCACCCAGATGCTTGCAGAAGCCAAAGAACTTCTGAAAATTGCCAACAACATCGCCATCAAGGTTCCGCTGACCATCGACGGCCTGAAGACCTGCAAGGCTCTGACCGACGAAGGCCACATGGTCAACGTGACCCTTTGCTTCTCGGCCAATCAGGCCCTGCTGGCAGCAAAAGCCGGTGCAACCTTCATCTCCCCGTTCATCGGCCGTCTTGATGACCTCAATATCGACGGCATGGAGCTGATCGAAGACATCCGCACCATCTATGACAATTACGGCTTTGAAACCGAAATTCTGGCAGCCTCCATCCGCACCGCAAATCACGTAAAAGAATGTGCGCTCGCCGGTGCCGACGTGGCAACCATCCCGCCAGCAGTGATCAAGGGTCTGGCCAATCATGCCCTGACCGACAAGGGTCTGGAAGCTTTCATGAAAGACTGGGCAACCACCGGTCAGTCGATCCTGTAA
- a CDS encoding primosomal protein N': protein MSVLVPVYVDSCYSYRVPVDSPSLFEVDKEGGFDGRLEPGQLVRVPLGPRSVLGVVWDDPSEFSDEARLKDVQEVYEGVRLSDDFRKFVDWIAHYTLAQRGMVLRMVLRGEDALLPPRPVAALRLTGEPPQRMTNARARVLEAMEGGLAETKSAIAERAGVSASVVDGLVKSGTLSSCMLPPPALMEPPQAEYAPPSLNELQEQAAAEIRKIVQAQAFEVMLLDGVTGSGKTEVYFEAVAEALKQGKQILILVPEIALTDAFLARFEGRFGVRPGEWHSGQAQRYKNLVWRGVATGEVQVVVGARSSLMLPFRDLGLIVVDEEHDGAYKQEDRVIYNARDMSVVRGHLSGFPVILASATPSVESRNNADQGRYKHIRLPSRFGGQAMPDISLIDMRANPPEKGSWLSPLLIDAVNETLEAGQQSLLFLNRRGYAPLTLCRTCGHRFQCPNCSTWLVEHRFRKQLVCHHCGHSEPVPPTCPQCGDEHSLVACGPGVERIAEEAASRWPDHRIVILSSDLIHGVQQLRSELDLISSGKADIVIGTQLVAKGHNFPAMTLVGVIDADLGLAHGDLRAGEKVFQTLAQVTGRAGRVQGQGRGLLQSYVPEHPVIAALAKGEREEFYTYELDQRRKAGMPPFGRLAAVILSSEHREAALAYGREMVRAVPYEEGVRVLGPAEAPISVLRGRFRFRLLVTAPRTFSLSPWLRRWLAQSPKIAGSLRIQVDVDPVSFM, encoded by the coding sequence GTGTCAGTTCTCGTCCCGGTTTATGTGGATAGTTGCTACAGCTACCGGGTTCCTGTCGATTCGCCCTCCCTGTTCGAGGTGGATAAAGAGGGCGGGTTTGATGGCAGGCTTGAGCCGGGGCAGTTGGTTCGGGTGCCGCTCGGGCCCAGATCCGTCCTTGGTGTGGTGTGGGATGACCCCAGCGAATTTTCCGACGAGGCACGCCTCAAGGATGTGCAGGAAGTTTATGAAGGCGTTCGCCTTTCCGACGATTTCCGCAAATTTGTCGACTGGATTGCGCATTATACGCTCGCCCAGCGCGGCATGGTGCTGCGCATGGTGCTGCGCGGCGAGGATGCGCTGTTGCCGCCAAGGCCCGTTGCGGCCCTGCGCTTGACCGGAGAGCCGCCCCAGCGCATGACCAATGCGCGGGCGCGGGTTCTAGAGGCGATGGAAGGCGGACTGGCGGAAACCAAATCCGCCATCGCCGAGCGAGCCGGTGTTTCTGCCTCGGTGGTGGACGGGCTGGTCAAGAGCGGCACGCTCTCCAGCTGCATGCTGCCACCTCCGGCCCTGATGGAGCCACCGCAGGCGGAATATGCCCCACCCAGCCTTAATGAATTGCAGGAACAGGCCGCCGCCGAAATTCGCAAGATCGTACAGGCGCAGGCCTTCGAGGTGATGCTGCTGGATGGTGTGACCGGTTCGGGCAAGACCGAGGTCTATTTCGAGGCCGTGGCCGAGGCGCTCAAGCAGGGCAAGCAGATTCTCATTCTGGTGCCGGAAATTGCGCTGACCGATGCCTTTCTTGCGCGCTTTGAGGGGCGTTTCGGTGTGCGACCGGGTGAATGGCATTCGGGACAGGCGCAGCGCTACAAGAATCTGGTCTGGCGGGGCGTGGCCACTGGCGAGGTTCAGGTGGTGGTGGGCGCACGTTCTTCGCTGATGCTGCCCTTTCGTGATCTCGGCCTGATTGTGGTCGATGAAGAGCATGACGGAGCCTACAAGCAGGAAGACCGCGTCATCTATAATGCCCGCGACATGTCTGTGGTGCGTGGTCATCTGTCCGGATTCCCGGTCATTCTGGCCAGTGCGACCCCGTCGGTCGAGAGCCGCAACAATGCCGATCAGGGGCGTTACAAGCATATCCGCCTGCCCAGCCGTTTCGGCGGTCAGGCGATGCCGGACATATCCCTGATTGATATGCGGGCCAATCCGCCCGAAAAGGGAAGCTGGCTTTCGCCGCTATTGATCGATGCGGTCAATGAAACCCTTGAGGCGGGGCAGCAGAGCCTGCTGTTTCTCAACCGGCGCGGCTATGCTCCCCTTACCCTTTGCCGAACCTGCGGGCATCGCTTCCAATGCCCCAATTGTTCCACATGGCTGGTCGAGCATCGCTTTCGCAAGCAACTGGTCTGTCATCATTGCGGCCATTCGGAGCCGGTTCCGCCGACCTGTCCGCAATGTGGCGACGAGCATAGTCTGGTGGCCTGTGGTCCGGGTGTGGAGCGCATCGCCGAGGAGGCGGCCAGTCGCTGGCCCGATCACAGAATTGTTATTCTCTCCAGCGATCTCATTCACGGGGTGCAGCAATTGCGCTCTGAACTGGATCTGATCTCCTCGGGCAAGGCCGATATCGTGATCGGTACGCAATTGGTGGCCAAGGGGCATAACTTTCCTGCCATGACGCTGGTCGGCGTCATCGATGCGGATCTGGGATTGGCACATGGCGATCTGCGGGCAGGTGAGAAAGTGTTTCAGACATTGGCACAAGTGACAGGGAGAGCCGGGCGCGTGCAGGGGCAGGGGCGCGGTCTGTTGCAGAGTTATGTGCCAGAACATCCGGTGATTGCTGCGCTTGCGAAAGGGGAAAGGGAAGAGTTTTACACATATGAGTTGGACCAACGTCGCAAGGCTGGCATGCCCCCCTTCGGACGTCTGGCAGCCGTGATTCTGTCCAGCGAGCATCGCGAGGCCGCGCTGGCCTATGGTCGGGAGATGGTGCGGGCGGTGCCATACGAAGAAGGGGTGCGGGTGCTGGGGCCCGCGGAAGCGCCGATTTCGGTGCTTCGGGGGCGATTCCGCTTTAGACTTTTGGTCACTGCTCCAAGGACATTTTCGCTCTCTCCATGGCTGCGGCGCTGGCTTGCGCAAAGCCCGAAAATCGCAGGATCTTTACGTATTCAGGTCGATGTTGACCCGGTTTCCTTCATGTGA